The Pseudomonas orientalis genome contains a region encoding:
- the trpC gene encoding indole-3-glycerol phosphate synthase TrpC: protein MSVPTVLEKILARKAQEVAERRARVSLAELEAQAKAADAPRGFANALIAQAKLKQPAVIAEIKKASPSKGVIREHFVPHEIAVSYEKGGATCLSVLTDIDYFQGSDLFLQQARAACKLPVIRKDFMVDPYQIVEARALGADCVLLIVSALDDVRMAELAAVAKGVGLDVLVEVHDGDELERALKILDTPLVGVNNRNLHTFDVSLETTLDLLPRIPRDRLVITESGIVNRADVELMEISEVYAFLVGETFMRAENPGAELQRLFFPERGVTVSGSTLD from the coding sequence ATGAGTGTTCCCACCGTTCTGGAAAAAATCCTGGCGCGCAAGGCTCAAGAAGTTGCCGAGCGCCGTGCCCGTGTGAGCCTGGCTGAACTGGAAGCCCAGGCAAAGGCAGCCGATGCACCGCGCGGTTTTGCCAATGCCTTGATCGCCCAGGCCAAGCTCAAGCAGCCGGCTGTGATCGCTGAGATCAAGAAGGCTTCCCCGAGCAAAGGCGTTATCCGCGAGCACTTCGTGCCACATGAGATCGCCGTCAGTTATGAAAAGGGCGGGGCGACCTGCCTGTCCGTACTGACTGATATCGATTACTTCCAGGGTTCCGACTTATTCCTGCAGCAGGCACGCGCCGCGTGCAAGTTGCCGGTGATTCGCAAGGATTTCATGGTTGATCCCTACCAGATCGTCGAAGCCCGCGCGCTGGGTGCCGACTGTGTGCTGCTGATCGTTTCCGCCCTGGATGACGTGAGGATGGCCGAGCTGGCGGCTGTGGCCAAGGGTGTGGGCCTGGATGTACTGGTCGAGGTGCATGATGGCGACGAGCTGGAGCGCGCGCTGAAAATCCTCGACACCCCACTGGTGGGGGTCAACAACCGTAACTTGCATACCTTCGACGTCAGTCTGGAAACCACCCTTGATCTGCTGCCGCGTATTCCGCGTGACCGCCTGGTGATTACCGAGAGCGGCATCGTCAACCGCGCCGATGTGGAGCTGATGGAAATCAGCGAAGTGTATGCGTTCCTGGTCGGCGAGACGTTCATGCGCGCCGAGAACCCAGGGGCCGAACTGCAGCGTCTGTTCTTCCCGGAGCGTGGCGTGACGGTCAGCGGTTCGACCCTGGATTGA
- the trpD gene encoding anthranilate phosphoribosyltransferase encodes MDIKTALGRIVGHLDLSTAEMSDVMREIMTGQCSDAQIGAFMMAMRMKSESIDEIVGAVSVMRELADKVELKTLDGVVDVVGTGGDGANIFNVSTASSFVVAAAGCTVAKHGNRAVSGKSGSADLLEAAGIYLNLTPVQVARCIDSVGIGFMFAQSHHGAMKHAAGPRKDLGLRTLFNMLGPLTNPAGVKHQVVGVFSQALCRPLAEVLQRLGSKHVLVVHSKDGLDEFSLAAPTFVAELKDDQVTEYWVEPEDLGMKSQSLHGLAVESPAASLELIRDALGRRKTENGQKAAEMIVLNAGAALYAADHAYSLKEGVALAHDALHTGLAREKLEELGAFTAVFKMENEA; translated from the coding sequence ATGGATATCAAGACTGCCCTGGGTCGTATCGTCGGCCATCTGGACCTGAGCACCGCCGAAATGAGCGATGTGATGCGCGAGATCATGACCGGTCAGTGCTCCGACGCACAGATCGGCGCCTTTATGATGGCCATGCGCATGAAGAGCGAAAGCATCGACGAAATCGTCGGCGCCGTGTCGGTAATGCGTGAACTGGCGGACAAGGTCGAACTCAAGACCCTCGACGGCGTGGTCGATGTGGTCGGCACCGGCGGCGACGGTGCGAACATTTTCAACGTATCGACGGCGTCCTCGTTCGTGGTCGCGGCAGCGGGTTGCACCGTGGCCAAGCACGGCAATCGCGCGGTGTCCGGCAAAAGTGGCAGCGCCGACCTGCTGGAAGCCGCCGGTATCTACCTGAACCTGACGCCGGTACAGGTGGCACGCTGCATTGACAGCGTCGGCATTGGCTTCATGTTTGCCCAGTCCCACCACGGCGCGATGAAACACGCCGCCGGCCCGCGCAAGGACCTTGGCCTGCGTACCCTGTTCAACATGCTCGGCCCGCTTACGAATCCGGCCGGTGTGAAACATCAGGTCGTCGGTGTCTTCAGCCAGGCGTTGTGCCGGCCGTTGGCTGAAGTGCTGCAGCGCCTGGGCAGCAAGCATGTGCTGGTGGTGCACTCCAAAGACGGCCTGGATGAATTCAGCCTGGCCGCACCGACCTTCGTGGCAGAGTTGAAGGACGACCAGGTCACTGAGTACTGGGTCGAGCCTGAGGACCTGGGCATGAAGAGCCAGAGCCTGCACGGCCTGGCGGTGGAAAGCCCGGCGGCATCGCTTGAGTTGATTCGTGATGCATTGGGGCGACGCAAGACCGAAAACGGTCAAAAAGCCGCAGAAATGATTGTGCTCAATGCGGGCGCGGCACTTTACGCAGCGGACCATGCCTATAGTCTTAAGGAAGGTGTGGCCCTGGCTCACGATGCATTGCACACCGGTCTGGCTCGCGAGAAACTCGAAGAACTCGGAGCATTCACCGCCGTATTCAAGATGGAGAATGAAGCATGA
- a CDS encoding aminodeoxychorismate/anthranilate synthase component II — protein MLLMIDNYDSFTYNVVQYLGELGAEVKVVRNDELTVAQIAALNPERIVVSPGPCTPTEAGISLETIQYFAGKLPILGVCLGHQSIGQAFGGDVVRARQVMHGKTSPVFHKDLGVFQALNNPVTVTRYHSLVVKRETLPECLELTAWTQLEDGSVDEIMGLRHKTLNIEGVQFHPESILTEQGYELFANFLKQSGGTR, from the coding sequence ATGTTGCTGATGATTGATAACTACGATTCCTTTACCTACAACGTTGTGCAGTACCTGGGCGAGCTGGGTGCCGAGGTCAAGGTGGTGCGCAACGACGAACTGACAGTCGCCCAGATCGCTGCGCTGAACCCTGAGCGCATCGTGGTTTCGCCCGGGCCATGCACGCCGACCGAAGCGGGCATCTCCCTGGAAACCATCCAGTATTTCGCCGGCAAGCTGCCGATTCTGGGCGTGTGCCTGGGGCACCAGTCCATTGGCCAGGCCTTTGGCGGTGATGTGGTGCGCGCGCGCCAGGTGATGCACGGCAAGACCAGCCCGGTATTTCACAAGGACCTGGGTGTCTTCCAGGCGCTCAACAATCCTGTAACCGTGACCCGTTACCATTCCCTGGTGGTCAAGCGCGAAACCCTGCCCGAGTGCCTGGAACTGACGGCCTGGACCCAGCTGGAAGACGGCTCGGTCGATGAGATCATGGGCCTGCGCCACAAGACACTGAATATCGAAGGGGTGCAGTTTCACCCTGAATCGATCCTGACCGAGCAGGGCTACGAGCTGTTCGCCAATTTTCTCAAGCAGAGCGGCGGCACGCGCTAA
- the estP gene encoding esterase EstP: MFRTPFFAPLAAGLLSLACAQAHAAPSPYSTMVVFGDSLADAGQFPDGSAGSTLRFTNRTGPTFQGDYGLVSSTLLGAKLGVAPNDLNASTSPVRAIQGLPDGNNWAVGGYRTDNILDSITNVSNAAIPPGNAGGGTVLRSRQGYLPANGGRADPNALYFLSGGGNDFLQGRVLSPAQAVAAGGRLADSAQALQQAGARYIMVWMLPDIGLTPAVNGTPQQAATSALSAVFNQSLVQRLSQIDAQVIPLNIPLLLNEAFANPARFGLATGQNLTGTCFSGNSCTANPVYGIGGTNPDPTKLIYNDSVHPTIAGQRLIADYAYSLLAAPWEITLLPEMAQGTLRAHQDELRNQWQADTGHWQAVGQWRAIVAAGGQRLDFDDQNSSASGDGSGYNLNIGGSYRLNEAWRVGVAAGLYRQTLEAGASDSDYKLNSYMGTAFAQYQQNHWWADAALTGGKLDFDNLKRKFALGVSEGSEKGDTDGWLWALSGRVGYDIAAPGSDWHLSPFISADYARVEVNGYSEKDSRSTALTFDDQQRDSKRLGVGLQGSYRITPQTQVYGEVAHEHEFENDTQKVNIALNSVPGIDFKLDGYTPRSNSDRLSLGVSHKLTQELALRAAYNVRKDDNLTQQGVSVGVSLDF; encoded by the coding sequence ATGTTCAGAACCCCGTTCTTCGCGCCCCTGGCCGCCGGCTTGCTTTCCCTGGCTTGCGCACAGGCCCACGCAGCACCGTCACCCTACTCAACCATGGTGGTATTCGGTGACAGCCTGGCCGATGCGGGCCAGTTTCCCGACGGCAGTGCCGGATCGACCCTGCGCTTCACCAACCGTACCGGGCCGACGTTCCAGGGAGACTATGGTCTGGTTTCTTCGACGCTGCTCGGCGCGAAGCTGGGTGTAGCGCCAAACGACCTGAATGCCTCCACCTCACCGGTGCGCGCGATCCAGGGCTTGCCGGACGGAAACAACTGGGCGGTCGGCGGCTACCGTACCGACAATATCCTCGACTCCATCACCAACGTCTCCAACGCGGCGATCCCACCCGGCAATGCCGGGGGCGGCACGGTGCTGCGCAGTCGACAGGGTTACCTGCCGGCAAACGGCGGGCGGGCCGATCCGAACGCACTGTACTTTCTGTCCGGTGGCGGCAATGACTTCCTCCAGGGGCGCGTACTCAGCCCCGCTCAAGCGGTCGCCGCCGGCGGGCGATTGGCCGACAGTGCCCAGGCCCTGCAACAAGCCGGTGCGCGTTACATCATGGTATGGATGTTGCCCGACATCGGCCTGACGCCGGCCGTCAACGGCACGCCGCAGCAGGCAGCGACGTCGGCCCTGAGCGCTGTTTTCAACCAGTCCCTGGTACAGCGCTTGTCGCAGATCGATGCGCAGGTCATCCCGCTGAACATTCCCTTGCTATTGAACGAAGCCTTCGCCAATCCGGCTCGCTTCGGCCTCGCCACCGGGCAAAACCTCACGGGCACCTGCTTCAGTGGCAACAGTTGCACCGCCAATCCGGTGTACGGCATCGGTGGCACCAACCCGGACCCGACCAAGCTGATCTATAACGACTCGGTCCACCCGACCATCGCCGGGCAACGGCTGATTGCCGACTACGCCTATTCGCTGCTCGCCGCGCCGTGGGAAATCACGCTGCTGCCGGAAATGGCCCAGGGCACATTGCGCGCCCACCAGGATGAGTTGCGCAATCAATGGCAGGCAGACACCGGCCACTGGCAAGCCGTCGGCCAATGGCGAGCGATCGTGGCAGCCGGTGGCCAACGGCTGGATTTCGACGACCAGAACAGCTCGGCGAGCGGCGATGGCAGTGGTTATAACCTCAATATCGGCGGCAGCTACCGACTCAACGAAGCCTGGCGCGTAGGCGTCGCCGCGGGCCTGTACCGCCAGACACTGGAAGCCGGCGCCAGCGATTCGGATTACAAGCTCAACAGCTACATGGGCACCGCGTTCGCCCAGTATCAGCAGAATCACTGGTGGGCCGATGCGGCCTTGACCGGCGGCAAACTGGACTTTGACAACCTCAAGCGCAAGTTCGCCCTGGGCGTCAGCGAAGGCTCGGAGAAAGGTGACACCGATGGCTGGCTCTGGGCCTTGAGCGGCCGCGTGGGCTACGACATCGCTGCGCCAGGCAGCGACTGGCACCTGTCGCCCTTCATCAGCGCCGATTATGCGCGCGTCGAAGTCAACGGCTACTCGGAGAAAGACAGCCGCTCCACTGCGCTGACCTTTGATGACCAGCAGCGCGACTCCAAACGCCTTGGCGTCGGCTTGCAAGGCAGCTACCGCATCACCCCGCAGACCCAGGTGTATGGGGAAGTGGCGCATGAGCATGAGTTCGAGAACGACACGCAGAAGGTCAACATCGCGCTCAACAGCGTGCCGGGGATCGACTTCAAGCTGGACGGATATACGCCGCGCAGCAATTCGGATCGCTTGAGCCTGGGTGTCAGCCACAAGCTGACGCAGGAACTGGCGTTACGCGCGGCGTATAACGTGAGGAAGGATGACAACCTGACCCAGCAAGGGGTGAGTGTCGGGGTGAGCCTGGATTTCTAG